A part of Rhinoderma darwinii isolate aRhiDar2 chromosome 1, aRhiDar2.hap1, whole genome shotgun sequence genomic DNA contains:
- the LOC142665208 gene encoding olfactory receptor 51G2-like: protein MGDLFLWISSMNTTDVLEVVLVGIPGLEHMYSWILVLFCFLYVFSLIGNGILLFIIRTDVSLQMPMYDLVSMLAVTDLGLALVTLPTVLGVFSLHSVRLPLPLCLLQMFLIHCLSVMESSVLVTMAYDRFVAICNPLRYSSLLTRPFTARMGLLAILRGVAVILPIPVMLQSSRLCKSRMLSHAYCLHPDMMRLIRSPLRANNMYSIFAVVSTMGLDGLLITLSYVFILTAVRRLAAAAERCKVFHTCARHVSVVLLFYGPMISLSIIHRFGDHKSNMIQAPLAYLHFLLPPVMNPIVYGVKTKQIYQRLIHKLRRVPFRRDKKAQKNFQ from the coding sequence ATGGGTGACCTCTTCTTGTGGATCTCCTCTATGAACACCACAGATGTCCTGGAGGTGGTCCTGGTGGGAATCCCCGGCCTAGAACACATGTACTCCTGGATTTTAGTCTTATTCTGCTTCCTCTATGTCTTTTCTTTGATTGGAAACGGCATCTTATTATTCATCATTAGGACGGATGTGTCGCTGCAGATGCCGATGTATGACCTGGTGTCCATGCTGGCAGTCACTGACCTGGGCCTGGCCCTGGTGACGCTCCCTACAGTACTAGGCGTGTTTTCTCTACACTCTGTACGGCTTCCTTTGCCGCTGTGTCTGCTCCAGATGTTCCTCATTCATTGCTTGTCTGTCATGGAATCTTCCGTACTTGTAACCATGGCCTATGACAGATTTGTGGCAATCTGCAACCCCCTCCGGTACTCCTCTCTCCTCACCAGACCATTTACCGCCAGGATGGGGCTGCTCGCCATCTTACGTGGTGTGGCTGTAATATTGCCGATCCCGGTAATGCTGCAAAGCTCCCGTCTATGTAAGAGCCGGATGCTGTCCCATGCCTACTGCCTGCACCCTGATATGATGAGGCTCATCCGCTCCCCCCTGAGGGCCAATaacatgtacagtatatttgcCGTTGTATCCACGATGGGCCTGGACGGTCTTCTCATCACTCTGTCCTACGTGTTCATACTGACAGCGGTGCGTCGCCTGGCCGCAGCTGCCGAGCGCTGTAAAGTCTTCCATACGTGTGCCCGTCACGTCAGTGTTGTGCTCTTATTCTACGGCCCCATGATCAGCCTGTCCATCATTCACAGATTTGGGGATCACAAATCCAATATGATACAGGCCCCCTTGGCTTACTTGCATTTCCTTTTACCACCAGTCATGAATCCCATCGTGTATGGAGTGAAAACGAAACAAATCTACCAGCGCCTAATCCATAAACTAAGACGCGTCCCGTTCCGCAGGGACAAAAAGGCGCAGAAGAACTTCCAGTAA